Proteins encoded in a region of the Zunongwangia endophytica genome:
- a CDS encoding efflux RND transporter permease subunit, whose product MKLAAIPIKRPTIVVVLFTILILGGLYSYSRLGYELLPKFSLNLITISTPYPGASSSEVENSVTKKIEDAISSVENVKKIESKSFEGLSTVSLTLTSDADENESLNDAQRKINAIEKDLPEDVDPPSLSKFSLSDLPIITIGATANMEETEFYDLLDKKIKPVLSSTKGVGQVTVIGGSEREIQVNIDPEKVKGFNLTLPQVVSIILSSNIDYPTGNLKTRHNRVLIRLSGKYENVEELRNLVVSSTDGIQVRVRDIAEVRDTQKEVNKIARVNGKDAIIMQVMKQSDANAVEVSEAIHRSLQEMEAQYAGNQVKLPVVDDSSEFTLQASDAVMHDLILAVVLVAVVMLFFLHTIRNAFIVMVSIPASLIATFIGMYLLGYTLNLMSLLGLSLVVGILVDDAIVVLENIYRHMEMGKNRVQAAYDGMIEIGFTVSAITLVIVVVFLPIAMSTGLVSDLISQFCVTVILATLFSLLSSFTIVPWLSSRFGKLGKITGKNFFERIILSFEKGLDKFTHFVSGLLKWSLVHKGKTTLIVMVLFIGSCSLLVMGFIGGEFLPPVDRGQFVVQLELNKDASLETTNLATQKAEKILSQHPEVNRLVTTVGQSSDGTVGTQENPFKSEITVALVDKAKRKDKTTVFAAQVKRELQQALVGVKIKTATVSIVGGADDAPISLTITAPNYTDALEFSKKALDSLAKVSGATQIKSSAEKGNPEVQVSIDRDKMAALGIGLQDVGMAMQTAFNGNTDGKFRSGAYEYDINIKYNAGHRLSIQDVRDISFVNAEGKRVKLSQFSTITEGTGPSFLERRDKSAAVTISAQAAGRPSGDIAANWEEAFAKIPRENGVSYIWGGDMENQADSFGTLLVALLAAIILVYLILVVLYDSYLYPLVVLFSIPLSFIGALWALALTNNALNIFTILGIIMLIGLVAKNAILLVDFTNHQKAEGQDTFTALVNANHARLRPILMTTIAMVIGMIPIALASGAGAELNNGLAWVIIGGLISSLLLTLIVVPVVYAAFDKLALKFKGKNHNAEAINNLVTSKN is encoded by the coding sequence ATGAAATTAGCAGCAATACCTATCAAACGTCCCACGATTGTAGTGGTTCTTTTCACCATTCTTATTTTAGGTGGACTTTATAGCTACAGTAGGTTGGGCTATGAATTGTTACCAAAATTCAGCCTCAATTTAATTACTATTTCCACTCCATATCCCGGAGCTTCTTCCAGCGAAGTGGAAAATTCGGTGACCAAGAAAATCGAAGATGCCATCTCTTCGGTAGAAAATGTCAAAAAAATAGAATCGAAATCTTTCGAAGGGCTTTCCACCGTAAGTTTGACCCTGACTTCGGATGCCGATGAGAATGAATCTTTAAATGATGCGCAGCGTAAAATAAATGCGATTGAAAAAGACTTACCGGAAGATGTAGATCCGCCTTCGCTTAGTAAATTTTCGCTTAGCGATTTGCCCATTATCACCATTGGTGCTACTGCCAATATGGAAGAAACCGAATTCTACGATTTACTGGATAAAAAGATAAAACCAGTGCTTTCCAGCACCAAAGGCGTAGGCCAGGTCACTGTAATTGGAGGTTCTGAAAGGGAAATACAGGTAAATATTGATCCTGAAAAAGTAAAAGGTTTCAATCTGACCTTGCCCCAGGTGGTCAGCATTATTTTAAGCTCTAATATTGATTATCCTACCGGAAATTTAAAGACACGGCACAATCGGGTGCTCATCCGTTTATCAGGTAAGTATGAAAATGTGGAGGAGCTACGCAATTTGGTGGTGAGCTCCACCGATGGAATTCAGGTTCGGGTACGCGATATCGCTGAAGTAAGGGATACCCAAAAAGAGGTCAATAAAATTGCCCGTGTTAATGGCAAAGATGCCATTATAATGCAGGTGATGAAACAGTCAGATGCCAATGCTGTAGAAGTGAGCGAAGCCATTCACCGCAGTTTACAAGAAATGGAGGCGCAGTATGCCGGCAATCAGGTAAAATTGCCCGTTGTAGATGACAGCAGTGAATTTACCTTACAAGCTTCTGATGCGGTAATGCACGATTTAATATTAGCAGTGGTATTGGTCGCCGTGGTAATGCTGTTTTTCTTGCATACCATACGTAATGCTTTTATTGTAATGGTTTCTATTCCCGCATCGCTTATCGCTACGTTTATCGGGATGTACCTCTTGGGATATACGCTCAACCTGATGAGTTTATTAGGCCTTTCACTGGTGGTGGGTATTTTGGTAGATGATGCCATTGTGGTACTGGAAAACATTTACCGCCATATGGAAATGGGGAAAAACCGGGTTCAGGCCGCTTATGACGGGATGATAGAAATCGGATTTACCGTTTCTGCAATTACCCTGGTAATTGTGGTGGTATTTCTTCCTATCGCAATGAGTACCGGCTTGGTTTCCGATTTAATTTCCCAGTTTTGTGTTACCGTTATCCTGGCAACCTTATTTTCCTTACTTTCTTCCTTTACCATTGTTCCCTGGCTTTCTTCCCGGTTTGGGAAACTAGGAAAAATCACGGGTAAAAATTTCTTTGAAAGAATCATTTTAAGCTTTGAAAAAGGACTGGATAAATTCACCCATTTTGTAAGTGGTTTATTAAAATGGTCGTTGGTTCACAAAGGAAAAACCACCCTCATTGTGATGGTATTATTTATAGGTTCGTGTTCGCTTTTGGTAATGGGATTTATCGGTGGGGAATTCCTTCCTCCGGTAGATCGCGGACAGTTTGTGGTACAATTGGAACTCAACAAAGATGCCTCTTTGGAAACCACGAATCTGGCTACTCAAAAAGCGGAAAAAATACTGAGTCAACATCCTGAAGTTAACCGCTTAGTCACTACTGTGGGGCAAAGTAGTGACGGAACTGTGGGCACTCAGGAAAATCCTTTTAAATCTGAAATTACGGTAGCCTTAGTCGATAAAGCCAAGCGGAAAGATAAAACCACCGTATTTGCCGCCCAGGTGAAACGGGAATTACAACAAGCCCTGGTGGGGGTGAAAATTAAAACCGCTACGGTAAGTATTGTAGGAGGCGCTGATGACGCCCCGATATCCCTGACCATTACTGCTCCCAATTATACAGATGCCTTGGAATTTTCTAAAAAAGCGCTGGATTCTTTAGCCAAAGTTTCAGGGGCTACCCAAATAAAAAGCAGTGCAGAAAAAGGGAATCCTGAAGTACAGGTTTCCATAGACCGGGATAAAATGGCGGCTTTAGGGATTGGATTACAGGATGTGGGAATGGCTATGCAAACCGCTTTTAACGGCAACACCGATGGGAAATTTCGTTCCGGTGCTTATGAGTATGACATCAACATTAAATACAATGCAGGGCATCGGTTGTCTATTCAGGATGTGCGCGATATTTCTTTTGTGAATGCTGAAGGCAAAAGGGTGAAATTATCACAATTTTCGACTATTACGGAAGGTACTGGGCCTAGTTTTTTGGAACGTCGGGACAAAAGTGCCGCAGTGACTATTTCTGCACAAGCGGCAGGAAGACCTTCCGGCGATATTGCCGCCAATTGGGAAGAAGCTTTTGCCAAGATTCCACGAGAAAATGGCGTAAGTTATATCTGGGGTGGCGATATGGAAAACCAGGCGGATAGCTTCGGAACCTTACTCGTTGCTTTATTAGCCGCTATTATACTGGTCTATCTTATTTTGGTGGTGTTATATGACAGTTATCTCTACCCATTGGTAGTGCTATTTTCCATTCCCCTTTCCTTTATTGGCGCTCTTTGGGCCTTGGCGCTTACCAATAATGCACTGAACATATTTACCATTTTGGGAATCATTATGCTTATTGGATTAGTGGCAAAAAATGCGATTCTTCTGGTCGATTTCACCAATCATCAGAAAGCCGAAGGGCAAGATACTTTTACGGCCCTGGTGAATGCCAATCACGCCCGCTTACGCCCTATTCTAATGACGACCATCGCAATGGTGATTGGGATGATTCCTATTGCCCTGGCCAGTGGTGCCGGTGCTGAATTGAACAATGGATTGGCCTGGGTAATCATTGGCGGACTTATCAGTTCACTGCTGCTCACCCTGATTGTTGTACCGGTAGTTTATGCTGCTTTTGATAAGCTGGCTCTAAAATTCAAAGGAAAAAACCACAATGCGGAGGCCATCAATAATTTGGTCACCTCGAAAAATTAA
- a CDS encoding efflux RND transporter periplasmic adaptor subunit, with product MKKIIYSIIIGAIVLGGAIYLLLSNKAQNQQETALITQKNDAISVKVDTVKRITPQLSYSSNGTFKPEQELIVTPETSGTILKIMVKEGDQVRKGQTLAYLKKDQANVSYQNANANYENALENYERYQRAYKTGGVTQEQLEQMKLQLDNAKSSLENANLDIEDTRIKASINGVINKKFVETGAVVNTGTSLFEIVDITTLKLRVSVPELQVSNIRAGQETQIQLNVYPDTTFTGSVSFVAAKADGSLNFPVEITLQNSQNHPLKAGMYATAIFNFSSEELQPISVISRNAFTEGLGESEVFVVKNNKVHLQKVRTGKNFNNQVEILDGLQLGDVIVTSGQINLEDQSAIQIIQ from the coding sequence ATGAAAAAAATAATATACAGTATCATCATTGGCGCCATAGTCCTTGGTGGGGCTATTTACCTCCTTCTTTCCAACAAAGCACAAAATCAGCAGGAAACCGCTTTGATTACTCAAAAGAATGATGCCATTAGCGTTAAGGTCGATACGGTAAAACGCATTACCCCACAACTCAGCTATAGTAGTAACGGAACCTTTAAACCGGAACAGGAACTCATCGTCACCCCAGAAACTTCAGGCACCATTTTAAAAATTATGGTCAAAGAGGGCGATCAGGTACGCAAAGGCCAAACCCTGGCCTATCTCAAAAAAGATCAGGCCAATGTATCCTATCAGAATGCCAATGCCAATTACGAAAATGCCTTAGAGAATTATGAACGTTATCAACGGGCATACAAAACAGGCGGGGTAACCCAGGAGCAATTAGAACAAATGAAATTGCAGTTGGATAACGCAAAATCAAGTTTGGAAAATGCCAATTTGGATATTGAGGATACCCGCATTAAAGCTTCGATAAATGGTGTGATCAATAAAAAATTCGTAGAAACGGGAGCTGTTGTAAATACGGGTACATCCCTTTTTGAAATTGTAGATATCACTACTTTAAAACTTCGGGTAAGCGTCCCAGAACTACAGGTTTCTAATATTCGTGCAGGTCAGGAAACGCAGATTCAATTAAACGTTTATCCCGATACCACATTTACCGGCAGCGTATCTTTTGTGGCCGCAAAAGCAGATGGTTCCCTTAATTTTCCGGTAGAAATCACCTTACAAAACAGCCAAAATCATCCTTTAAAAGCCGGAATGTACGCCACGGCCATTTTCAATTTCTCTTCCGAAGAATTACAACCAATCAGCGTTATTTCCCGCAATGCCTTTACGGAAGGTTTGGGCGAAAGTGAGGTTTTTGTGGTAAAGAATAACAAAGTTCACCTGCAAAAAGTACGAACAGGAAAAAACTTCAATAATCAGGTAGAAATTCTTGACGGTTTACAGCTTGGGGATGTGATCGTAACCAGCGGACAGATCAATTTAGAAGATCAATCTGCTATACAAATTATTCAATAA
- a CDS encoding TolC family protein: protein MIKYRKLLLLFGVLLTFLQANAQKSKELSLKEALNYALEHKADAKKAALDISKSDYHIQEKRAEILPTIALDGNLINNPILQETALPGEILGEPGTVVMAPLGQKWNADGGINLTQKLFDQSVFIGLKAARSSREFYQINQQLTEENLIEKVASHYYHTLILQANLTAVDTTYQNTVKIQQIITSQFENGLAKGIDVKRIQVKVSNLQAQQQELQNSIQISKNTLKFLTGLPMEMMITLTEESSPLLPQIEKETFDVSSLNAYQSLTKEKELRNYALQESKAANYPTLGLSAQYHYQGLGDTFPIGKDETQQVYWTDYSSITLNLHIPIFSGLKTRAKVRQAQLDVETIQLDIEDKELSLRADFENAKNQIRTSEITIENQQQNVVLAKEVVEDIQNNYTNGLAPLTDVLDAETSLIEAQNNYNKAVLDYRLAQLDYLKSKGELQTLLK from the coding sequence ATGATAAAATACAGAAAACTTTTACTCCTTTTCGGAGTACTCCTTACTTTTCTACAAGCGAATGCGCAGAAATCCAAGGAGCTATCTTTAAAAGAGGCACTAAATTATGCACTTGAACATAAAGCGGATGCTAAAAAGGCAGCGTTGGATATCTCCAAAAGCGACTATCATATTCAGGAAAAAAGGGCGGAAATATTGCCTACCATCGCATTGGATGGCAACCTGATTAATAATCCTATTCTTCAGGAAACCGCCTTACCCGGTGAAATTCTTGGAGAACCCGGCACCGTAGTAATGGCGCCTTTAGGTCAAAAATGGAATGCCGATGGGGGAATTAATTTAACTCAGAAATTATTTGATCAATCGGTTTTTATCGGATTGAAAGCAGCAAGATCCAGCCGGGAGTTTTACCAGATCAATCAGCAACTTACCGAAGAAAATCTAATCGAAAAAGTAGCTTCACACTATTACCACACCCTCATTTTACAAGCCAATCTGACCGCGGTAGATACCACGTATCAAAATACCGTAAAGATTCAGCAAATCATTACAAGTCAATTTGAAAACGGACTGGCGAAAGGGATAGATGTGAAGCGTATTCAGGTAAAAGTGTCTAACCTTCAGGCGCAGCAACAAGAACTTCAGAATTCCATTCAAATCAGTAAAAACACCCTTAAGTTTTTAACCGGTTTACCTATGGAGATGATGATTACTTTAACGGAAGAGTCCTCTCCCCTCTTACCTCAAATTGAAAAAGAAACTTTTGACGTCAGTTCACTCAACGCCTATCAATCGCTGACGAAAGAGAAAGAATTACGCAACTATGCGTTACAGGAAAGCAAGGCGGCCAATTATCCTACACTTGGTCTTAGCGCTCAATATCATTACCAGGGTTTAGGCGATACCTTTCCCATCGGAAAGGATGAAACCCAGCAGGTGTACTGGACAGATTATTCCAGTATCACCCTTAACCTGCATATCCCCATTTTTTCAGGGTTGAAAACACGCGCCAAGGTAAGACAGGCACAACTAGATGTGGAAACCATTCAACTGGACATAGAAGATAAAGAACTATCGCTTCGGGCAGATTTCGAAAACGCGAAAAATCAAATCAGAACTAGTGAGATTACGATAGAAAATCAGCAGCAAAATGTAGTGCTGGCAAAAGAAGTGGTCGAAGATATTCAGAACAACTATACGAACGGACTCGCTCCACTAACTGATGTACTGGATGCCGAAACTTCCCTGATCGAAGCGCAAAATAATTATAACAAGGCGGTACTCGATTATCGCCTGGCACAACTAGACTATTTAAAATCAAAAGGCGAATTACAAACCCTCTTAAAATAA
- a CDS encoding TetR/AcrR family transcriptional regulator → MKDSKGQILKTSLLLFLQKGFKEVTMKEIVKSSGFSKGAFYHYFSSKEEVFKEVIDVYFSQMLHFDYNTLPSNSLQSFYQANLKILQERDSILQSWYKETFEGDFPNNMYYILFDALRLLPEVKEQQTNRIQEELKAWEKVITNAMTTGEIKTTFSPKNLAKQFVYSSDGIAMHMIMISSSEKLFKEVKEIWDSLYESVKA, encoded by the coding sequence ATGAAGGACTCTAAAGGACAAATATTAAAAACCTCATTACTACTTTTTTTACAAAAAGGTTTTAAAGAAGTGACGATGAAAGAAATTGTAAAAAGTTCAGGGTTTTCAAAAGGAGCTTTTTATCATTATTTCAGTAGTAAAGAAGAGGTGTTTAAAGAAGTGATAGATGTTTATTTCAGTCAAATGCTTCATTTTGATTACAATACTTTACCCTCCAATTCTTTACAATCATTTTATCAGGCTAATCTGAAAATTCTTCAAGAGCGGGATAGCATATTGCAAAGTTGGTATAAGGAAACTTTCGAGGGAGATTTCCCAAATAATATGTATTACATTCTATTTGATGCCCTTCGCTTATTACCCGAAGTTAAAGAACAACAGACCAACAGGATTCAGGAAGAATTGAAAGCCTGGGAAAAAGTCATCACCAATGCGATGACTACCGGAGAAATCAAAACTACGTTTTCACCTAAAAATTTAGCAAAGCAATTTGTATATAGTAGTGATGGAATTGCAATGCATATGATAATGATAAGCAGTTCTGAAAAACTTTTTAAGGAGGTAAAGGAAATCTGGGACAGTCTTTACGAAAGTGTAAAAGCTTAA
- a CDS encoding Lrp/AsnC family transcriptional regulator produces the protein MEREGIIKKYVALVEAEKVEKGLIFFCDITLKEHTKEIDHQFVIDITASKYVCECYNISGEYNFRLKVMVKDIKHYQDLVFNDLGSIKTLEMPKIHLRV, from the coding sequence TTGGAAAGGGAAGGAATAATCAAAAAATACGTGGCATTGGTGGAAGCAGAAAAAGTTGAAAAAGGACTTATCTTTTTCTGCGATATTACTCTAAAAGAGCATACTAAAGAAATAGACCATCAATTTGTTATAGATATCACGGCTTCCAAGTATGTCTGTGAGTGTTATAATATTTCAGGGGAATATAATTTTAGATTAAAGGTGATGGTAAAGGATATAAAACATTATCAAGATTTGGTATTCAATGATTTAGGTTCAATTAAAACATTGGAAATGCCCAAAATACATTTGAGGGTGTAA
- a CDS encoding c-type cytochrome, giving the protein MKSIVKTGLGVVLALCLASCGNSDKKKDEDGIRLNDYGTPGTEKVEKKSSAKAEVDMSNKGVGPIKSVSISSNIDTEMAKTGSEVFSKMCTACHKMDKKFVGPSLGGVTERRSPEWIMNMILSPEKMIKEDPIAKQLMVESNMAMMADQGLNEEEARAILEYFREHYKAN; this is encoded by the coding sequence ATGAAATCAATTGTAAAAACTGGGTTGGGCGTTGTTTTAGCACTTTGTTTGGCAAGCTGCGGAAATTCAGATAAAAAAAAGGACGAAGACGGCATCCGTCTTAACGATTATGGTACTCCCGGGACCGAAAAAGTAGAAAAAAAATCTTCTGCCAAGGCTGAGGTCGACATGTCCAATAAGGGAGTTGGTCCCATAAAATCGGTATCAATTTCTTCTAATATCGATACTGAAATGGCCAAAACCGGCAGCGAGGTTTTTAGTAAAATGTGTACCGCTTGCCATAAAATGGATAAGAAATTTGTAGGTCCATCTTTAGGCGGAGTTACAGAACGCCGCTCGCCAGAATGGATTATGAACATGATCCTTAGCCCTGAAAAAATGATAAAAGAAGATCCTATTGCCAAGCAACTTATGGTAGAATCGAACATGGCAATGATGGCTGACCAAGGTCTTAATGAAGAGGAAGCACGAGCAATCTTAGAATACTTTAGAGAACACTATAAAGCTAATTAA